The Chryseolinea soli genome contains a region encoding:
- a CDS encoding ROK family protein: MTKTSTRIGDENSLWGIDMGGTKIEGVILKSAKDPEVLYRDRVPTESDKGYEHMLGQAKKLIDKMKTEANFTPARIGFGTPGTLDPKRGVMKNCNTTAMNGRPMKTDLEKLLGLPIEMANDADCFALAEARYGVVKEQFPDARVVFGVIMGTGVGGGIVIDGRPIIGLQGIAGEWGHNFLDESGGPCYCGKTGCVEKVIAGPALEKYYFDETGNKKPLKDIVALAESKVDPTAQKTMLRLVEFYGKALSVIVNILDPDVIVIGGGVGNIDLLYDRGLDALRKYVFNNALDTPVVRPLLGDSAGVIGAAFLVS; this comes from the coding sequence ATGACAAAGACCAGCACGCGCATTGGAGATGAAAACAGTCTCTGGGGAATAGATATGGGAGGCACCAAGATCGAAGGTGTCATTTTGAAATCAGCGAAAGATCCGGAGGTGCTCTACCGCGACCGGGTGCCCACGGAATCCGACAAGGGTTATGAACACATGCTGGGCCAGGCCAAGAAACTGATCGACAAAATGAAGACCGAAGCCAACTTCACGCCCGCCCGCATCGGCTTTGGCACCCCGGGCACCCTCGATCCCAAACGGGGGGTGATGAAGAATTGCAACACCACGGCCATGAACGGCCGCCCCATGAAAACCGACCTCGAAAAGCTGCTGGGCCTCCCCATAGAAATGGCCAACGACGCCGATTGCTTTGCCCTGGCCGAAGCCCGCTATGGGGTGGTGAAAGAACAATTTCCCGACGCGCGCGTAGTCTTCGGGGTGATCATGGGCACCGGCGTCGGCGGCGGCATTGTCATCGACGGCAGACCCATTATCGGCCTGCAGGGCATCGCCGGCGAATGGGGCCACAACTTCCTGGACGAATCGGGTGGGCCGTGCTACTGCGGCAAGACCGGCTGCGTGGAGAAAGTGATTGCGGGACCCGCGCTCGAAAAATATTATTTCGACGAAACCGGTAACAAAAAGCCCCTCAAAGACATTGTGGCCCTGGCAGAATCGAAAGTGGACCCCACCGCACAAAAGACCATGTTGCGGCTGGTAGAATTTTATGGAAAAGCACTTAGCGTGATCGTGAACATACTCGACCCCGACGTGATCGTTATCGGCGGGGGAGTGGGCAACATCGATCTGCTGTATGACCGGGGGTTGGATGCACTCCGGAAATATGTGTTCAACAATGCGCTCGACACGCCGGTAGTCCGCCCGTTGCTGGGCGACAGTGCGGGGGTGATCGGAGCGGCTTTCCTGGTGAGTTAA
- the glpK gene encoding glycerol kinase GlpK has protein sequence MKYIIALDQGTTSSRAVLFDERADIKGIVQMEFRQIFPQPGWVEHDPGEILNTQRLVLEKLVQKHSLDPRDIAAIGITNQRETTLLWDRHTGEPLYNAIVWQDKRTAPICEELKKKGLDSHVRHHTGLVIDSYFSATKIKWILDTVPGARERARKGDVAFGTVDTWLLWNLTNRKVHATDYSNASRTMLFDINTLTWDKTLLAELDIPEAILPEVKPSSFHFGNWSYQGVDIPLAGVAGDQQAALFGQACFEPAMAKNTYGTGCFMLMNTGTNIQLSKNGLITTIAWGLGGKVEYALEGSVFIAGAAVQWLRDSLHLIDQSKDTEYFATKALGSNEVYVVPAFAGLGAPYWDMYARGAIFGLTRDTGKDHIIKATLESMAYQTKDILNAMEEDAGMALASLKVDGGACANNVLMQFQADILGTPVERPEIIESTALGAAYLAGIEVGLWKKESIVSNRKIQKRFEPAMDQATRAKLYKGWRKAVERTKGWED, from the coding sequence ATGAAATACATCATTGCGCTCGATCAGGGAACGACCAGTTCGCGGGCCGTGCTCTTCGACGAACGGGCCGATATCAAAGGCATTGTACAAATGGAATTCCGCCAGATCTTCCCACAACCGGGCTGGGTAGAGCACGATCCAGGCGAGATCCTGAACACGCAACGGCTGGTGCTGGAGAAACTTGTCCAAAAGCATAGCCTCGATCCCCGCGACATTGCGGCCATCGGCATCACCAACCAACGCGAAACCACCTTGTTGTGGGACCGCCATACAGGCGAACCGTTGTACAACGCCATTGTCTGGCAGGACAAGCGCACGGCGCCAATCTGCGAAGAACTAAAAAAGAAGGGTCTCGATAGCCACGTACGGCACCACACCGGTCTGGTGATCGATTCTTACTTCTCCGCCACAAAGATCAAATGGATCCTCGATACCGTGCCCGGCGCCCGCGAGCGCGCCCGCAAAGGCGATGTGGCTTTCGGGACGGTAGATACCTGGCTGCTCTGGAATCTCACCAACCGCAAAGTGCACGCCACGGACTACTCCAACGCCTCGCGTACCATGCTGTTCGACATCAACACGCTGACGTGGGATAAAACCCTGCTGGCAGAACTCGACATTCCCGAAGCCATTCTCCCGGAAGTGAAACCATCGTCGTTCCATTTTGGAAACTGGAGTTACCAGGGTGTGGACATTCCGCTGGCGGGTGTTGCCGGCGACCAGCAGGCGGCGTTGTTTGGCCAAGCGTGCTTTGAGCCGGCCATGGCCAAGAACACCTACGGCACGGGTTGCTTCATGCTGATGAACACCGGCACCAACATCCAGCTCTCCAAGAACGGGCTCATCACCACGATCGCCTGGGGTCTGGGTGGCAAAGTTGAATACGCGCTGGAAGGTAGCGTGTTCATCGCCGGTGCTGCCGTGCAGTGGTTGCGCGACAGCCTTCACCTGATCGACCAAAGTAAAGACACAGAATATTTTGCCACGAAGGCGTTGGGCTCCAACGAGGTGTATGTTGTTCCCGCCTTCGCGGGATTGGGAGCGCCCTATTGGGACATGTATGCCCGTGGCGCCATCTTCGGGCTCACCCGCGATACGGGTAAGGATCATATCATCAAGGCCACCCTGGAGTCGATGGCCTACCAGACCAAGGACATCCTGAACGCCATGGAGGAAGACGCTGGCATGGCCCTGGCCAGCCTGAAAGTGGACGGCGGGGCCTGTGCCAACAACGTGCTCATGCAGTTCCAGGCCGACATCCTGGGCACGCCTGTGGAACGGCCGGAGATCATTGAGTCCACGGCGCTGGGCGCGGCATATCTGGCCGGAATCGAGGTGGGGCTATGGAAAAAGGAAAGCATTGTGTCCAACCGCAAGATCCAAAAGCGTTTCGAACCCGCGATGGATCAGGCTACACGCGCCAAACTGTACAAAGGCTGGCGCAAGGCCGTAGAGCGCACAAAAGGCTGGGAAGATTAA
- a CDS encoding VCBS repeat-containing protein — translation MLSIRLRYIFLVLVVFGLSACSDKTGGGKGFRFVPSSESGITFRNVLKETVEFNIFNYMYFYNGGGVAVGDVNGDGLVDLYFTANQDPDKLYLNQGDLKFKDVTDAAGVAGFNGWTTGVTMADVNNDGRLDIYVGYLGDYLIFKGKNQLFINEGNDENGVPKFTDRAMEYGLDLVGFATQASFFDYDRDGDLDMFMLNHSLHENGTFGTSKNLRFLSHPLAGDKLMRNDDGHFIDVTKGSGILDNAIGYGLGVVVSDINLDGWPDVYVGNDFHENDYLYINQKNGAFAEVLDKSMNHTSRYTMGVDFADFNNDAFPDLAAMDMLPEDPFILKASAAEDAYDLFDFKLRYGYNYQYTRNALQLNNQDGTFSEIALYAGVSNTDWSWSTLFADFDLDGKKDIFISNGILRRSNDLDYINFITTDSIQEGIRYKMDEEHLKLIEKMPKIKLANYLYHNNGDSTFTNKAPEWGLDKISYSHGAAYADLDNDGDLDLVTNNVEDEAFVMENLFRSKEPGSQSSHYLGVKLKGVSGNLYGLGTKVFLYNGGQVQVQECTPVRGYQSAVDTRLIFGTGNDKTIDSVLVVWPNDAFEVLKQVAVDQQLELDQSKSSGKFDYGRFHRAKPIFEETTAALGINFTHRENKFVEFTREALLPHMLSEEGPGAAIGDVNNDGLDDVFVGGGKWQTSRLFVQNKNGKFTNSFQRSFEQDSIQENVDAAFVDVDGDGDKDLIVVTGGNEFTGNSIHRQPKLYTNDGKGNFTSAKGLPEMMITGSSVSVSDFDKDGDADIFIAVRTIPYKYGEEPKNYLLQNDGKGNFTDVTKSAAPILEQFGFIKQSVWADIDNDKDEDLILAAEWKPITILVNTNGKLAPLPLEGSGLEKTNGWWNHIALGDLDKDGDLDLVAGNLGLNSTLKASLTEPVKMYYSDFDNNGSFEQVLTHFTQGKEYPFYTRDEMVKQMPILKKKFLSANKFASATFKDVFDEETLKKAKVFEAFTFESAYIENKGNGKFEVRPLPPVVQFSTVNVMILEDFNHDGHTDVFVAGNFYPINIQMGRYDASYGTLLVGDGKGHFKAMANKDSGACLKGEIRRLEPITLAGRVHYVGFRNNDSVVSFALKK, via the coding sequence ATGCTGAGCATACGTTTACGTTATATTTTTTTGGTCCTGGTGGTATTCGGCTTGTCGGCTTGTTCGGACAAGACGGGAGGAGGCAAGGGATTCAGATTTGTGCCTTCCTCGGAATCGGGAATCACCTTTCGCAACGTGTTGAAGGAAACTGTGGAGTTCAACATTTTCAACTATATGTATTTTTACAATGGGGGAGGTGTAGCGGTGGGGGATGTGAATGGCGATGGATTGGTCGACTTGTATTTCACAGCCAACCAGGATCCCGATAAACTTTACCTCAACCAGGGCGATCTCAAGTTCAAAGACGTGACGGATGCGGCCGGTGTGGCCGGATTCAACGGCTGGACTACAGGCGTGACGATGGCCGATGTGAACAACGACGGCCGCCTGGATATTTATGTCGGCTATTTGGGAGACTATCTCATTTTCAAAGGCAAAAACCAACTCTTCATCAACGAGGGCAACGACGAGAACGGCGTTCCGAAATTTACGGACCGGGCCATGGAGTATGGTTTGGATCTGGTGGGCTTTGCCACGCAGGCGTCCTTTTTTGACTATGATCGCGATGGCGACCTCGACATGTTCATGCTCAACCATTCCCTCCATGAAAACGGGACCTTTGGCACGTCCAAGAATCTGCGCTTCCTTTCGCATCCACTCGCCGGCGACAAGCTCATGCGCAACGACGACGGGCATTTCATCGATGTCACCAAAGGTTCGGGCATTCTCGATAACGCCATCGGCTACGGACTGGGCGTGGTGGTGAGCGACATCAATCTCGACGGTTGGCCGGATGTTTATGTGGGCAACGATTTTCACGAGAACGACTATCTCTACATCAATCAAAAGAACGGCGCCTTCGCCGAAGTGTTGGACAAAAGCATGAACCACACCAGTCGCTATACGATGGGTGTCGACTTTGCAGATTTCAACAACGACGCTTTCCCCGACCTGGCTGCGATGGACATGCTCCCGGAAGACCCTTTCATCCTGAAAGCTTCTGCCGCCGAAGATGCCTATGACCTGTTCGACTTCAAGTTGCGTTATGGCTACAACTACCAATACACCCGCAACGCGCTCCAACTCAACAACCAGGACGGCACGTTCAGCGAAATAGCGTTGTACGCCGGCGTCTCCAACACCGACTGGAGCTGGTCAACTTTGTTTGCCGACTTCGACCTCGATGGAAAGAAAGACATCTTCATCTCCAACGGCATCTTGCGCCGGTCCAACGACCTGGACTACATAAACTTCATCACCACGGATTCCATACAGGAAGGCATACGGTACAAGATGGACGAGGAGCATTTGAAGCTGATCGAAAAAATGCCAAAGATCAAATTGGCCAACTACCTCTACCACAACAACGGCGACTCCACGTTCACCAACAAAGCGCCGGAATGGGGCCTCGACAAGATTTCGTATTCTCATGGAGCAGCCTATGCCGACCTGGACAACGACGGCGACCTGGACCTGGTGACCAACAACGTGGAAGACGAGGCTTTCGTGATGGAGAACCTTTTCCGCAGCAAGGAACCGGGATCTCAGTCCAGCCATTACCTGGGTGTGAAATTGAAAGGTGTCTCGGGGAACCTCTACGGCCTGGGCACAAAAGTATTTCTCTACAACGGGGGCCAGGTGCAAGTGCAGGAATGTACACCCGTGCGCGGCTACCAAAGCGCGGTGGATACCCGATTGATCTTTGGGACCGGCAACGACAAGACCATCGACTCCGTGTTGGTCGTCTGGCCCAACGATGCCTTTGAAGTATTGAAGCAGGTGGCCGTCGATCAGCAGCTGGAATTGGATCAATCCAAGAGTAGCGGGAAATTTGACTACGGCCGCTTCCATCGGGCAAAGCCCATCTTTGAAGAAACTACGGCAGCACTCGGCATCAACTTTACGCACCGCGAAAACAAGTTCGTGGAGTTTACACGCGAAGCGTTGCTGCCCCACATGCTGTCGGAGGAAGGGCCCGGTGCGGCGATAGGGGATGTGAACAACGATGGGTTGGATGACGTGTTTGTGGGGGGTGGAAAATGGCAGACGTCCCGGTTGTTTGTACAAAACAAAAATGGAAAGTTCACCAACTCTTTTCAGCGTTCATTTGAGCAGGACAGCATTCAGGAAAATGTCGATGCAGCATTCGTCGATGTGGATGGCGATGGCGATAAAGATCTGATCGTCGTCACGGGCGGAAATGAATTTACCGGAAACTCCATCCATCGCCAGCCCAAGCTCTATACCAATGACGGCAAAGGAAATTTCACTTCGGCCAAAGGGCTCCCGGAAATGATGATCACCGGATCTTCGGTGAGCGTCAGCGATTTCGACAAGGATGGCGACGCGGACATTTTCATCGCTGTGCGCACCATTCCCTACAAGTATGGTGAAGAACCGAAAAACTATTTGCTGCAGAACGATGGCAAGGGAAATTTCACCGACGTCACCAAAAGCGCAGCGCCGATATTGGAGCAGTTTGGTTTTATCAAACAATCGGTCTGGGCCGATATCGACAACGACAAAGACGAAGATTTGATCCTGGCTGCGGAATGGAAACCCATCACCATTCTCGTCAACACCAACGGAAAACTGGCGCCACTTCCTTTGGAGGGCTCGGGCCTGGAAAAAACCAACGGCTGGTGGAACCACATCGCGCTGGGCGACCTCGACAAAGACGGCGACCTGGATCTTGTGGCGGGCAACCTGGGCCTCAATTCAACACTCAAAGCCTCCCTGACCGAACCCGTGAAAATGTATTACTCGGATTTCGACAACAACGGCAGCTTCGAGCAGGTGCTCACGCATTTCACGCAGGGAAAAGAATACCCTTTCTACACGCGCGACGAGATGGTGAAGCAGATGCCCATCCTCAAAAAGAAATTTCTTTCGGCCAACAAATTCGCCTCCGCCACATTCAAGGATGTTTTTGACGAGGAGACCCTGAAAAAGGCAAAGGTCTTTGAGGCCTTCACGTTTGAAAGCGCTTATATCGAAAATAAAGGCAACGGAAAATTCGAGGTGCGCCCGCTGCCCCCGGTGGTGCAGTTCTCGACCGTGAACGTCATGATCCTGGAAGACTTCAACCACGACGGCCACACCGATGTTTTTGTCGCCGGCAATTTTTATCCCATCAACATCCAGATGGGGCGCTACGATGCCAGTTATGGCACGTTGCTGGTGGGCGATGGCAAAGGGCATTTCAAGGCCATGGCCAACAAGGATTCGGGTGCTTGTTTGAAGGGGGAAATCCGCAGACTCGAACCCATCACCCTGGCCGGGCGCGTGCACTATGTGGGCTTCCGCAACAATGATTCGGTGGTGTCTTTTGCGCTAAAGAAATGA
- a CDS encoding vanadium-dependent haloperoxidase has product MKTFLWKGLCLSLLLFSCSKNNADWKTQAQNPEFLHRSVKQVTDIIVHDIFSPPVASRIYTYMSVAGYEAAIHQDKKYVSFAGQLHGLTEVPQPQAGQEYCFPLASVQAMLKVGRALVFSEDKMDVFYNHVMQEFRDTGMPDDVFERSLAYGTEVAEHIIKWSSKDNYKQSRSFPKYSIQDDPGTWKPTPPAYMDAVEPHWSKIRTFAIDSASQFRPSSHTIFSIDKKSQFYKEAMEVHDMGVNLTPEQRQIASFWDCNPFVMNVKGHVMFATKKISPGGHWMNITHVACLGAKADFPRSAEAYARVAISLVDGFISCWDEKYRSTLVRPETYINQYIDEEWVPLLQTPPFPEHTSGHSVISGASAVALTKLFGDNFAFTDSTEVEFGLSVRSFKSFEAACSEAAISRMYGGIHYRPACENGLKQGHQVGEFIAQKIKTRKEDVAQNH; this is encoded by the coding sequence ATGAAGACTTTTTTGTGGAAAGGTTTATGCCTGTCCCTTTTACTTTTCTCCTGCTCGAAGAACAACGCCGACTGGAAAACGCAAGCTCAGAATCCTGAATTTTTGCACCGGTCTGTCAAGCAGGTAACCGACATTATCGTACACGACATTTTCTCGCCGCCGGTAGCATCGCGCATCTACACCTACATGAGCGTGGCCGGCTATGAAGCGGCCATTCACCAGGATAAAAAATACGTCAGCTTTGCAGGCCAGTTGCATGGCCTCACGGAAGTGCCGCAACCCCAAGCCGGCCAGGAATATTGTTTCCCTCTGGCGTCGGTGCAAGCCATGCTGAAAGTGGGACGGGCCCTGGTCTTTTCGGAAGATAAAATGGATGTGTTCTACAATCACGTCATGCAGGAGTTCAGAGACACCGGCATGCCCGACGACGTGTTCGAGCGCTCCCTTGCCTATGGCACCGAAGTGGCCGAGCACATCATCAAATGGTCGTCGAAAGACAACTACAAACAAAGCCGGTCGTTCCCCAAATACTCCATCCAGGACGACCCCGGCACGTGGAAACCCACACCACCGGCCTACATGGATGCCGTGGAGCCCCACTGGAGCAAGATCAGGACCTTTGCGATAGATTCCGCATCGCAATTCAGACCCAGTTCACACACGATATTCTCGATCGATAAGAAAAGCCAGTTCTATAAGGAAGCCATGGAAGTCCACGACATGGGCGTGAACCTCACCCCGGAGCAACGGCAGATCGCATCCTTTTGGGATTGCAACCCCTTTGTCATGAATGTGAAAGGACACGTGATGTTTGCTACCAAAAAGATCTCTCCCGGCGGCCATTGGATGAACATCACCCACGTGGCATGCCTGGGTGCCAAAGCAGACTTCCCGCGGTCGGCCGAGGCCTATGCGCGGGTGGCCATCTCGTTGGTGGACGGGTTTATTTCTTGCTGGGATGAAAAATACAGAAGCACGCTCGTGCGTCCCGAGACCTACATCAATCAATATATCGACGAGGAATGGGTGCCCCTGTTGCAAACACCGCCATTCCCGGAGCATACCAGTGGCCATAGCGTGATTTCCGGCGCATCGGCCGTTGCGCTCACCAAATTGTTTGGCGACAACTTTGCCTTCACCGATTCCACGGAAGTTGAATTCGGTCTGTCCGTACGCAGCTTCAAGTCGTTTGAAGCGGCCTGTAGCGAGGCCGCGATCAGCCGTATGTATGGCGGCATCCACTATCGCCCCGCCTGCGAAAACGGACTGAAGCAAGGCCACCAGGTAGGCGAATTCATCGCGCAAAAAATAAAAACGCGCAAGGAAGACGTCGCCCAAAACCATTAG
- a CDS encoding MIP/aquaporin family protein, whose protein sequence is MSVYLAEFFGTMILILLGEGAVAGAVLKGTKSENDGWLTIVVAWGLAVTLAVYAVGRISNAHLNPAITLALFLMADFPKEQVAGYIIAQFAGAFVGAILVWLAYLPHWGRTDSAAKKLAVFCTAPAIRSTPANLLSEIIATFVLVLAILFIGANEFADGLNPLIVGSVIISIGLSLGGTTGFAINPARDLAPRLVHFILPIPGKGSSDWSYSWIPVIGPIIGGILGAWCFKALFVI, encoded by the coding sequence ATGAGTGTTTACCTCGCCGAATTTTTTGGCACCATGATCCTTATTCTGCTCGGCGAAGGCGCTGTGGCAGGAGCTGTTTTGAAGGGAACGAAATCCGAGAACGACGGATGGCTCACCATCGTCGTGGCCTGGGGTCTGGCGGTGACGTTGGCCGTCTATGCCGTGGGCCGCATCAGCAATGCCCATCTCAATCCAGCCATCACGCTGGCCCTGTTTCTCATGGCCGACTTTCCAAAAGAACAAGTGGCTGGCTACATCATTGCGCAGTTTGCCGGAGCCTTTGTAGGTGCTATTTTGGTATGGCTGGCGTACTTACCACATTGGGGCCGGACCGATAGCGCCGCCAAGAAGCTTGCCGTGTTCTGCACCGCCCCGGCCATACGCTCCACACCCGCCAACCTGTTGAGCGAGATCATCGCCACCTTCGTGTTGGTGCTGGCCATTCTTTTCATCGGCGCCAACGAGTTTGCCGATGGGCTCAATCCGTTGATCGTGGGCAGCGTCATCATCTCCATTGGTCTTAGTTTAGGAGGGACCACGGGTTTTGCCATCAACCCTGCCCGCGACCTCGCGCCACGGCTGGTGCACTTCATATTGCCCATCCCAGGCAAAGGCTCGTCCGATTGGTCCTACAGTTGGATCCCCGTCATCGGACCGATCATTGGGGGCATCCTGGGGGCGTGGTGCTTCAAAGCATTGTTTGTTATTTAA
- a CDS encoding glycerol-3-phosphate dehydrogenase/oxidase, whose amino-acid sequence MTPFSYHDRPVLIKQLTGNPFDIVIIGGGITGAGIALDAASRGLKAALVEKVDFAYGTSSRSTKLIHGGLRYLKQLEFGLVKEVGSERAVVHNLAPHLVVPEKMLLPLSEKKGLGYWLTSIGLKVYDLLAGVKAEDRRKMLTKAQTLRYEPLLKKDDIKGGAIYAEYRTDDARLTMEIIKTAVNHGAVILNYARVMDFIYTDDQVSGVRVKDGLSGETFSIQAKTVVSAAGPWVDELREINKSKTGKRLHLTKGVHIVLPHDKLPVKQAIYFDVDDGRMIFAIPRGRITYVGTTDTNYDGDKDHVTATPEDATYLVQGVNATFPSVGLSVADIESSWAGLRPLIHEDGKSASELSRKDEIFESPTGLISIAGGKLTGYRKMAERVVNLVIKNNFEDRKLKPCQTQTLRLSEHSFSGVRQVRDFVRDLQRKLAPHKLPPHTAAYLVENYGQQADTIFKRFESQATSQAADLALLKAELWHCLHFEMVCTLSDFLIRRTGLTYFDLGRVLQWKETIARECQVYFKWDDILLAEQLDQLDEFIASLKSFH is encoded by the coding sequence ATGACCCCTTTCTCATATCACGACCGGCCTGTCCTCATCAAACAACTTACGGGCAATCCATTCGACATCGTCATCATCGGCGGAGGCATCACGGGCGCTGGCATTGCCCTGGATGCGGCTTCTCGCGGGTTGAAGGCTGCGTTGGTGGAGAAGGTGGATTTTGCCTATGGCACCAGCAGCCGTTCAACCAAACTCATCCACGGCGGGTTGCGCTACCTGAAGCAACTCGAATTTGGGTTGGTGAAGGAGGTAGGCAGCGAGCGGGCTGTGGTACACAACCTGGCACCGCACCTCGTGGTGCCGGAGAAAATGCTGCTGCCCTTGTCGGAAAAAAAAGGGTTGGGCTATTGGCTCACATCCATCGGCTTGAAGGTATATGACCTGTTGGCCGGTGTGAAAGCCGAAGACCGGCGCAAAATGCTCACGAAGGCCCAAACTCTGCGCTACGAACCCCTGCTGAAGAAAGATGACATCAAAGGCGGGGCGATCTATGCCGAATACAGAACCGACGATGCGCGTCTCACCATGGAGATCATCAAAACGGCGGTCAACCATGGGGCGGTGATCTTGAACTATGCCCGCGTGATGGATTTTATCTATACCGATGACCAGGTGTCGGGGGTGAGGGTGAAGGATGGATTGTCGGGAGAAACATTTTCTATACAGGCCAAAACGGTGGTCAGCGCTGCGGGGCCGTGGGTTGATGAGTTGCGGGAGATCAACAAATCCAAAACCGGAAAACGCTTGCACCTGACCAAGGGCGTCCACATTGTGCTGCCCCATGACAAGTTGCCCGTGAAGCAAGCCATCTATTTCGACGTGGACGACGGCCGGATGATCTTTGCCATTCCACGGGGGCGAATCACCTACGTGGGAACGACCGACACCAACTACGACGGCGACAAAGACCACGTGACGGCCACCCCGGAGGATGCCACCTATCTGGTCCAGGGGGTGAACGCCACCTTCCCATCGGTAGGCCTATCGGTCGCCGATATCGAATCCAGTTGGGCTGGGTTGAGGCCATTGATCCATGAGGATGGAAAGTCGGCCTCCGAGCTCTCGCGGAAAGACGAGATCTTCGAGTCGCCGACGGGCCTGATCTCTATAGCAGGGGGTAAACTTACCGGCTACCGGAAAATGGCCGAGCGGGTGGTGAACCTGGTCATCAAAAATAATTTCGAAGATCGAAAGCTCAAGCCATGTCAGACCCAGACGCTCCGCTTGTCGGAACACAGTTTTTCGGGCGTGCGGCAGGTGCGCGATTTTGTGCGCGACCTGCAGCGCAAACTTGCCCCGCATAAATTACCACCCCACACGGCGGCCTACCTGGTGGAGAATTACGGCCAGCAGGCCGATACGATCTTCAAGCGCTTCGAGAGCCAGGCGACCAGCCAGGCGGCTGACCTGGCCTTGTTGAAGGCGGAATTGTGGCACTGCCTTCATTTCGAGATGGTGTGCACCTTGAGCGACTTCCTCATCCGCCGCACGGGCCTCACGTATTTCGACCTCGGCCGTGTGCTCCAATGGAAAGAAACCATCGCCCGCGAATGCCAGGTCTATTTCAAATGGGACGACATCCTCCTGGCGGAACAATTGGATCAACTCGACGAATTCATCGCGTCGCTGAAAAGCTTTCACTAA